Within the Sulfurospirillum barnesii SES-3 genome, the region AGACGATTGAAGTTGCATTAAAACTCAATGTTGATCCACGTCATGCTGACCAAATGGTAAGAGGATCGGTTGTTCTTCCTGCAGGTACAGGTAAAACAGTTCGTGTTGCTGTTATTGCTAAAGACGAAAAAGCGGATGAAGCAAGAGCTGCAGGTGCAGATATTGTTGGAAGTGATGATTTGATTGAAGAGATTCAAGCAGGTCGTATCAATTTTGATGTATTGATTGCAACACCTAATATGATGGGTTTAGTGGGTAAAGTTGGTCGTATTTTAGGACCAAAAGGTATCATGCCAAATCCAAAAACAGGTACAGTAACTATGGATGTTGCTAAAGCTGTTGAGAATAACAAAGGTGGACAAGTAAATTTCCGTGTTGATAAACAAGGAAATATCCATGCTGGTATTGGTAAAATCAGCTTTACTGATGAGCAAATCAGAGAAAACTTTGAAGCTTTTATCAAAGCAATTAATAAACATAAACCAGCTGCTTCAAAAGGCAAATACATTAAAAGTGGAACATTGGCATTGACAATGAGCCCATCAATGAATCTTGAGAACCAAGAACTCATTGATTTAAAATAAATATAAAATTTAAAATCGTTAATCTTTGATTGGAGAGAGTAGAGGCGTAAGCTTAATGTGAGGAAACTCACCTCTACTTGAAATCACCAGTTGGAAAGGAGAAAAATTGACAAGAACAGAAAAAGCCCAATTTATTGACGAGCTAACTGCAGAATTTAAAGCAAGCGATGGTTTAATTGTATGTGACTACAAAGGTCTTAACACTAAAGCGATTGAGAGCTTGAGAAATACCTCAAGACCAGGCGCAATTAAAGTTAAAGTTATTAAAAATACTTTGGCATCAATTGCTATGAAAAATGCTGGTATTGAAGGACTTGAACTTAAAGATACAAATATCTTTGTTTGGGGAGATGACCAGTTAGCTGTTACTAAAGTTGTTGCAACATTTGCCAAAACAAATCCAAGTTTTATTATTAAGTCTGGATATGCTGGTGGCATTGTGGTTGACGCTGCTAAAGTTGAAGCACTTTCTAAAATGCCATCACGTAATGAGCTTATTGGAATGCTTCTATCAACGTGGATGGCACCTATTACTAACTTTACAATCGGTCTTGATGCACTACGTGCTAAAAAACAAGAGTCCGCATAAGCTGATTATTAAGGCTTACATGTAAAGCAAATATTGCTACTGATAATTTTAGTGCCCAAGTGGCTAACAGTGTCAAAGAATTTTTTGGCATTTATGAAAATAATAAATTAGGAGATTTGAAATGGCAATTTCAAAAGAAGACGTATTAGAGTATATTTCAGGTCTAAGTGTACTTGAATTAAGCGCATTAGTAAAAGATTTTGAAGAAAAATTCGGTGTATCTGCAGCTCCAGTAATGGTAGCAGGCGCAGGTGCTGGTGCTGCTGTTGAGGCTGCTGAAGAAAAAACTGAATTTGATGTTATCCTTAAAGATGGTGGTGAGAAAAAAATCAACGCTATTAAAGTTGTAAGAGAGATTACTGGTCTTGGTCTTAAAGAGGCTAAAGATGCAGTTGAAGGTGCACCTACTACACTTAAAGAAGGTGTATCTAAAGACGTTGCAGAAGAAATTAAAAAGAAACTTGAAGAAGCTGGCGCTGTCGCTGAAATCAAGTAATGTGATTACTAAGAGAAGCTTAGGCTTCTCTTTACAAACTTTCTTTGGATTATTATTAGTCGTTATACATTCTATCTACGATAGATGAACCCACTGCCCTTTTCAAACAACTACACGAGGTAGACTCATGTTAAATAGCTTAAAATCTGGAAATCGCCTTAGAGTTGATTTTTCCAAAGTCCCTAAAAAAATTGATGTACCCAATCTACTCCAACTTCAACAAAAGAGTTACGAACAGTTTTTAAATGTTGAAAATCTCCATGATGAGAGTGGTGTAGAAAAGGTTTTTAAAGCAATTTTCCCTATTCATGACCCACAAAATCGCATTACTTTAGAGTATGTTGGATCAGAAATTGGAAAACCTAGATACACAGTCCGTGAATGTATGGAGCGAGGACTGACATATTCTGTAAGTATAAAAATGAACATTCGTCTTATCCTTTGGGATAAAGATGAAAAAACCGGTGAAAAAACGGGTGTAAAAGATATTAAAGAACAAGCCATTTTTATTCGTGAAATTCCGTTAATGACCGATAGAACATCGTTTGTTATTAATGGTGTCGAAAGAGTCGTTGTTAATCAACTTCATAGAAGCCCTGGCGTTATTTTTAAAGAAGAAGAGAGCCCCACTGTAACCAATAAACTGATTTATAACGCACAAATTATTCCTGATCGTGGTTCATGGCTCTATTTCGAGTATGATGCGAAAGACACACTATTTGTTAGAATTAATAAACGTAGAAAAGTGCCCATTACGATTTTATTTAGAGCATTAGGTTACAGCAAACAAGATATTTTAAAACTTTTTTACCCAGTGCTTAATATTCTCATTCGTGATAATAAATTTTTAATTGAATTTTCTGCGGATAATTTCTTGGGACGTGTTGATTTTGACCTTAAAGATGAAAATGGAAACCTCCTTTTAGCTGCTGGTAAGCGTTTAGCACGTAAAAAAGCAGAAAAATTTATTGAAGATGGAATTAAGTTTGTTGAGTATCCTATAGAGATTCTTGTCAATCGTTTTTTATCTTCTCCTATTATTGATCAAGAGAGTGGTGAAGTACTTTACGATACATTAACACAACTTGATGAAGGTAAATTGGCAAAAATTATTGAGCAAAAATGCGAAACCATTGAAATTGCAAATGATCTTGCTAGTGGAGTGGATGATGCAATTATTAACTCGTTTATTGCAGACACTGAAACACTTAAACTTTTGAGACAAACTGAAAATGTTGAAGACGAGAATGATTTAGCAGCGATTCGTATTTACAAAGTTATGAGACCAGGCGAGCCTGTAACTAAAGAAGCCGCAAAACTGTTTGTCAAAGATCTTTTCTTTAATTCTGAAAGGTACGATTTAACAAAAGTTGGTCGTATGAAAATGAATCACAAACTAGGCCTTAGCGTGCCTGAGTATGTGACAATTATGACCAGCGAAGATATTATTAAAACGGTTAAATATCTGATTAAAGTCAAAAATGGACAGGGTCATATTGATGATAGAGATCACTTAGGTAATAGAAGAATTAGAGCCATTGGTGAACTCTTAGCAAATGAGTTGCATTCAGGTCTTATTAAAATGCAAAAAGCTATTCGTGATAAATTTACAGCGCTTAGCGGCAATGTTGAAGAGTTAATGCCTCATGATTTGATTAATTCTAAGATGATTACATCAGCTGTTTCAGAGTTTTTCTCTAGTGGACAGTTATCTCAATTTATGGATCAAACCAATCCACTGAGCGAAATTACGCATAAACGAAGACTTTCAGCTCTTGGTGAGGGTGGTTTGGTGAAAGAGCGTGCAGGCTTTGAAGTCCGTGACGTTCATCCAACTCACTACGGAAGAATTTGTCCTGTTGAGACTCCAGAGGGTCAAAATATTGGTTTGATCAATACGCTTTCCATGTATGCAAAAGTAAATGATTTAGGTTTTGTAGAAGCACCGTACCGTAAAGTTGAGAATGCAACCATTACCGATGAAATTATTTATATCACAGCAACGCAAGAAGAAGGCTTGGTTATTGCTCCTGCCAGTACGAAAATCAATGAGAACAACGAGATTGTTGAAGATTTGATTGAGGTTAGGGTTGATGGTGAGACAGTTCTAATTGAAAAAGAAAAAGTGGACTTAATCGACCTTTCATCTATGATGATTGCTGGTGTTGCAGCTTCACTGATTCCATTCTTGGAACACGATGATGCGAACCGTGCTCTTATGGGCTCAAACATGCAACGTCAAGCAGTACCTTTGGTAAAATCAGACGCTCCAATTGTAGGAACGGGTGTTGAGAAAATTGCGGCTCGCGATTCATGGGAAGCGATTAAAGCAAAACGTGCAGGTGTCGTTGAAAAGGTCGATAATAAAAATGTTTATATTTTAGGGGAAGATGAAAATGGTGCATTTATTGACCATTATGCACTCCAAAAAAACCTTAGAACTAACCAAAATACAACCTTTACTCAAAAAGTTATTGTACGAAAAGGTGACTTTATTGAAAAAGGTGGTGTGATTGCAGATGGTCCAAGCATGGATCAAGGTGAACTTGCAATTGGTAAGAATGCCATGGTTGCTTTTATGCCTTGGAATGGTTATAACTACGAAGATGCGATTGTTATCTCTGAGCGTATGATTCGTGAAGATGCCTTTACCAGCGTGCATATTTATGAAAAAGAAGTTGAAGCACGTGAACTTAAAGATGGTGTGGAAGAGATTACCAAAGACATTCCAAACGTAAAAGAAGAAGAGTTAGCGCATCTTGATGATAGCGGTATTGTCAAAGTGGGTACTTACGTTTCACCTGGGATGATTTTAGTAGGTAAGGTATCGCCTAAAGGTGAAGTGAAGCCAACCCCTGAAGAGAGGCTACTACGTGCTATTTTTGGTGAAAAAGCAAGTCATGTTGTTAATAAATCATTGTATGCAACACCTTCATTAGAGGGTATTGTTGTTGATGTGAAAATCTTTACCAAAAAAGGATATGACAAAGATCCACGTGCTGTTCAAGCCTATGAGCAAGAAAAAGAGATTTTAGATCGTGAACATCATGATAAGCTCTTGATGTTGGATAGAGAAGAGATGCTTCGCATTAATGCATTGTTACTTAAAAATCCATTGCAAGAAGATCAAGAAATTAATAAAACTGCTTATAAAAAAGGTGATTTTATTAAGGCTGAAGATCTTCAAAATGTTAATCGTTTCTCTATTAATTCAATTGTCAAATCATTTTCGAATGAAGTTCAAGATGATTATAAAGATCTTAAAGCGTATTTCCAGAATGAGAAGAAAAAACTCAAAGAAGTACACGATGAAAAACTTAATATCATTGAAAAAGATGATATTTTGCCAAGTGGTGTGGTAAAGCTTGTCAAAGTATATGTCGCAACCAAACGTAAACTCAAAGTGGGCGATAAAATGGCAGGACGCCATGGAAATAAAGGTATTGTTTCTAATATCGTTCGAGAAGTGGATATGCCTTACCTTGCTAATGGAGAGATTGTTGACATTGTTCTCAATCCACTGGGCGTTCCAAGTCGTATGAATATCGGACAAATTCTTGAGGTTCACTTAGGTCTTGTTGGTAAACGTTTGGGTAACCAAATTGAAGAGATATTTAAAGAGAAACAGGGTGATTGGATTAAAGCATTACGTGAAAAAATGATTAGTATTGCAGATGTTGCGAAGCTTATGGATGCAAGAAATTTCATTGATAAGATTGATGACGAACAGCTTTTAATCTATGCTAGAGATTGGAGCAAAGGTGTTAAATTTGCAAGTCCAATTTTTGAGGGTGTTAATATTGAAGAATTTGACAAGCTTTTTGAGATGGCAAAAATAGATACCGATGGTAAAACACATTTATACGATGGTATGACGGGTCAAAAAATGCATGAAAAAGTCAATGTGGGTTACATGTATATGTTAAAACTCCACCACTTAGTTGATGAAAAAGTGCATGCACGAAGTACTGGACCATACTCTTTGGTCACACAACAGCCAGTGGGTGGAAAAGCACTCTTTGGTGGTCAACGATTTGGAGAGATGGAGGTATGGGCATTAGAAGCGTATGGCGCTGCACATACTCTAAGAGAAATGTTAACAGTCAAATCAGACGACGTTGAAGGCAGGATCCTAGCTTATAAAGCACTAACACGTGGTGAAAATGTACCACAAACAGGAATTCCTGAAACATTCTATGTTTTAACGAATGAGTTGAAGTCTTTGGCTTTAGATGTTGAGATTTATGATGAGGTGGAAGAAGATGACACGACTAGAACCAATTGAGATTCACGAAGAGAGCCGTCCTAGGGATTTTAAAGCATTTCAATTAAAACTTGCAAGTCCTGAAAAAATTCGCTCATGGAGTTATGGTGAGGTTAAAAAGCCAGAAACAATTAATTATCGAACACTAAAGCCTGAGCGTGATGGTCTTTTCTGTGCGAAAATTTTTGGACCTGTAAGAGATTATGAGTGTTTGTGTGGAAAATACAAAAAAATGCGCTACAAGGGCATTAAATGTGAAAAATGCGGTGTCGAAGTCACGAGTACTAAAGTACGACGTTCACGTATGGGCCACATTGAACTTGTTACACCTGTAGCACATATTTGGTATGTTAACTCACTTCCAAGCCGTATTGGTACATTGTTGGGTGTCAAAATGAAAGACCTTGAGAGGGTACTTTATTACGAAGCTTACATTGTTGAACAAGCAGGTGATGCTTTTTATGATGCAGAAAATAAAAATAAAGTTGCAGTGTTTGATGTTTTAAATGAAGAACAGTATCAATCATTAGAGCAGCGTTTTAGTGATACAGGCTTCGTGGCTAAAATGGGTGGTGAAGTTATTCGTGATTTATTGGCAAGTTTAGATTTAGTGGAAATTTTAAGTCAATTAAAAGAAGAGATTAATCAAACAAGTTCTGAAGCGAAGAAAAAAACCATTGTTAAACGTCTTAAGGTAGCAGAAGCATTCCTGAACAGTGGTAATAGACCTGAATGGATGATGATTACGATGTTGCCTGTCTTGCCACCAGATTTAAGACCACTGGTAGCATTAGATGGCGGAAAATTTGCAGTCTCTGACGTGAACGATTTATACCGTCGTGTAATTAACAGAAATGCACGTTTGAAGCGTTTGATGGAACTTGATGCTCCTGAAATTATTATTCGTAACGAAAAACGTATGCTTCAAGAAGCGGTTGATGCGTTGTTTGATAATGGACGTAGAGCCAACGCAGTTAAAGGCGCTAATAAGCGTCCTTTAAAATCGCTCTCAGAAATTATCAAAGGTAAGCAAGGTCGTTTCCGTCAAAACTTACTTGGTAAAAGGGTAGACTTTTCAGGTCGTTCGGTAATCGTTGTTGGACCAAACTTGAGAATGGATCAATGTGGTCTTCCAAAACAGATGGCACTCGAATTGTTCAAACCACACTTGTTAGCACGTCTTGAAGAAAAAGGGTATGCAACAACGGTCAAGCAAGCGAAAAAAATGATTGATATGAAGACTAATGAAGTGTGGGAATGTTTAGCAGAAGTGGTTAAAGGGCATCCTGTGATGCTTAACCGTGCACCAACGCTTCACAAACTTTCTATTCAGGCGTTTCATCCTGTTTTGATCGATGGAAAAGCAATTCGTTTGCATCCACTTGTTTGTTCGGCATTTAATGCGGACTTCGACGGTGACCAGATGGCGGTTCACGTCCCATTGTCACAAGAGGCCATTGCTGAGTGTAAGATTTTGATGCTAAGTTCTATGAATATCTTGCTTCCAGCTTCTGGAAAAGCGGTAACCGTTCCGACACAAGATATGGTTTTGGGTCTTTATTATTTAACCTTAGAGAAAAAAGATGCAAAAGGTTCTAATAAGATTTTTTCGAATGTGGATCAAGTTCATATTGCCATTGATTCTGGTTTTTTAGATATTCACGCAAAGATTAAAACTATTGTTGGGGATAGAGTACTCTTTACGACGGCAGGTCGCCTTATCTTGAAATCAATTCTACCAGATTTTGTACCAGAAGAGTTTTGGAACAGGGTGTTGAAAAAGAAAAACATTGGTGGTTTGGTTGATTATATTTTTAAAGAGGGTGGCATTGGTATCACTGCAGGATTCTTGGATAATTTAAAGAATTTAGGGTTTAGGTACGCAACCAGAGCAGGTATTTCTGTCTCGATTGATGATATTCGTGTACCTGATACTAAAGTGAAAAAGATCAAAGAAGCAAAGAAAAAAGTACGTGAAATTCAAAAACAGTTCAGCTCGGGTCTCTTAACAGAGCAAGAGCGATATAACAAAATTATTGATATTTGGACGGATACGAACAATGATGTGGCTTCTGAGATGATGAAACTCACCGAGAGTCACAAAGGCGGCTTTAACTCCATTTACATGATGGCAGACTCTGGAGCGAGAGGTTCTGCGGCACAGATTCGTCAGCTAGCAGGTATGAGGGGTCTTATGGCAAAACCAGATGGAAGTATTATTGAAACACCGATTATTTCAAACTTCCGTGAAGGTCTAAACGTTCTTGAGTACTTTATTTCAACGCACGGTGCACGTAAAGGTTTGGCGGATACTGCGCTTAAAACAGCGAATGCGGGTTACTTGACACGTAAATTGATTGACGTTGCACAAAACGTTAAAGTGACCATGGATGATTGTGGTACACACGAAGGTGTTGAGATTACAGAAATCAGTGAAAGTGGCGAGTTAGTTGAATCCTTGTATGAGCGAGCAACGGGTCGTGTTCTTGCTGAAGATGTTATTGATACGATTACCAATGAAGTTCTTTTCACAGAGGGAACATTGATTGATGAGAAAAAAGCACAAGCACTAAAAGATGCAAGCATCAAATCAGTTGTGATTCGTACACCGATTACATGTAAAGCAAAAAAAGGTGTTTGTTCAAAATGTTATGGTACCAACCTAGCCGAGGGAACGCTTGTTCGTCCAGGTGAAGCTGTGGGTATTATTTCAGCACAATCTATTGGTGAGCCAGGAACTCAGTTAACCCTTCGAACGTTTCACATCGGTGGTACGGCATCAACGGAATCTCAAGATCGCCAAGTTATTGCACAAAAAGAGGGTTTTATTCGTTATTACAATGTAAAAACGTATGTAACCAAAGAGGGTAAAAACATTGTTGCAAATCGCAGAAATGCAGCGATATTATTGGTTGAGCCTAAAATCAAAGCACTCATTAACGGTGTGATTGAGATTGATACAGCGCACGAAGAGACAGTTATAACCATTACAGGTGAGAGCGAAACCATAAAATATACACTTAGAAAAAGTGATTTTGCAAAACCAAATGAGCTTGCAGGTGTAAGTGGTAAAATTGAAGGCAAGTTTTATATCCCTTATAACAATGGTGATAGTGTAGAAGCAAATGAAAGCATTGTTGAGGTCATTAAAGAGGGATGGAATGTGCCAAGTCGTATTCCTTATGCAAGTGAACTTAAAGTGAAAAATGGCGAACCCATTATTCAAAAAATTCATGCAGATGCAAAAGGTATTGTGAAGTATTATAAACTTCGAGGCGATTATTTAGACCGCATTCATGATATTGTTAAGGGACATATTGTTAAAGAAAAAGGTATTTTTGCTGTTGTCGCAGATGATGATGACAGAGAAGCCATTCGTCATTATATTCCTCGTGATTCTATTATTGATATTAACGATAACAGTGTTGTGGATACCAAAACATTGTTGGCCTATCCGTCCAATAATGAACAAATTACGATTGCTGATTGGGATCCGTATTCAACACCTATTATTGCTGAAGATGCGGGTACTGTTACGTTTGAAGATATTGAACCAGGTATTAGTGCAACAGAGCAATTTGATGAGATGACGGGACAGAGTCGTTTGGTGATTAATGAATATTTGCCAAGTGGTATGAAACCAACCATTGTGATTGTAAATAAACTGGGTGAAATTATTAAATATCAGTTAGAACCAAAAACAGCGATTTTCGTTCAAAATGGTGCCGTTGTTGGTTTAGCAGATTTAATCGGTAGAACACCAAAAGCGATTGCAAAATCGAAAGATATCACAGGAGGTCTTCCTCGTATTAGTGAACTTTTTGAGGCACGTCGCCCTAAAAATGCAACCGTGATTGCTGAGATTGATGGAACCATTCGTTTTGGACGTCCACTTCGTTCAAAAGAGCGCATTATCATTGAAGCAAAAGATGGTACAAGTGTGGAATATTTAGTCGATAAAAATACACAAATTCATGTTCAAGCAGGTGAGTTTGTCCATGCGGGTGAGCGACTTACCGATGGTGTGATTTCAAGTCATGATATTTTACGGATTATGGGTGAAAAAGCACTCCACTATTACCTAATCTGTGAAATTCAGCAAGTCTATCGTGGGCAAGGTGTTGCCATTAACGATAAACACATTGAGGTTATTGTCTCTCAAATGTTAAGACAGGTAAGAATTGTTGACAGTGGCGATACCAAATTTATTATGGGTGATTTGATTAGCCGTAGACGTTTTAGAGAAGAGAATGAAGCAGTCATGAAAATGGGTGGAGAGCCTGCTATTGCTGAGCCAACACTTTTAGGTGTAACACGTGCTGCCGTTGGTAGTGATAGTGTTATTTCAGCTGCATCGTTCCAAGAGACAACCAAAGTTCTAACGGAAGCGAGTATCGCTGGTAAAATGGATATGCTTGAAGATTTGAAAGAAAATGTTATTTTAGGACGTATGATTCCAGTAGGAACAGGTCTTTATCAGAACAAAAGCTTTAATCTCGAGTTGAATCCAAGTAGAGGTTAAGTTAAGGCTCCCTTAACTTAACCTTTTTTTAAGCTATTTTTAAATAAAATTAGCACCTATTTTTTATAAAATAAAGGAAATAATGTGCCAACCATTAATCAACTCGTCAGAAATGAGAGAAAAAAGGTGATTAAAAAATCAAAATCACCTGCACTTGATAAGTGCCCTCAAAGAAGAGGCGTTTGTACAAGAGTGTATACAACCACTCCTAAAAAACCAAACTCTGCTTTGAGAAAAGTTGCCAAAGTCAAATTGACCAGCGGTTTTGAAGTCATTAGCTACATCGGTGGCGAGGGACACAACCTACAAGAACACTCCATTGTATTGGTACGTGGCGGTAGAGTAAAAGATTTACCAGGTGTTAAGTACCATATCGTACGTGGTGCGCTTGATACTTCAGGTGTTGCAAAAAGAACGGTGTCTAGAAGTAAATACGGTACAAAAAGACCAAAAGCTAAATAAATTTAATTACAGGTGATGTCCTTTGTTTTGACATCATTTGAGTAAAATTTTTAAAAATTTGAAGGAAATAGTATGAGAAGAAGAAAAGCTCCCGTAAGAGAAGTATTACCAGATCCAATTTACAATAACAAAGTTATTACAAAGTTTATCAACGCTTTGATGTTTGATGGTAAAAAGAGTGTTGCCACAAAAGTATTTTATGGTGCATTAGAATTAGCAGAAAAAAGAAGTGGAACACTCAAAGGTATTGAAATTTTTAATACCGCCATGGATAATGTAAAACCTGTTATGGAAGTAAAAAGCAGACGAGTAGGCGGTGCAACATATCAAGTTCCCGTTGAAGTTAGGCCTGCAAGACAACAAGCATTGGCTTTGAGATGGTTAGTTTCTTATTCACGTAAACGAAGTGAGAGAACGATGGTTGAGAGGTTGGCAAATGAACTTTTAGATGCGGCTAACAGTAGAGGCGCAACGTTCAAGAAAAAAGAAGATACTTATAAAATGGCAGAAGCAAACAAAGCGTTTGCTCACTATCGCTGGTAGAATGATGATGAGCGTGTTTACGTTAAAACAACACGCTCTCTCTTTTCTCAATTTTTACCCCTACTACATTTAAGGAAACGACAATGGCAAGAAATACCCCTATAAGCATGGTACGTAATATCGGTATTGCTGCGCACATCGATGCCGGTAAG harbors:
- the rplL gene encoding 50S ribosomal protein L7/L12; this encodes MAISKEDVLEYISGLSVLELSALVKDFEEKFGVSAAPVMVAGAGAGAAVEAAEEKTEFDVILKDGGEKKINAIKVVREITGLGLKEAKDAVEGAPTTLKEGVSKDVAEEIKKKLEEAGAVAEIK
- the rplA gene encoding 50S ribosomal protein L1; amino-acid sequence: MAKKVNKRFQELLKKIDKEKKYSVSEALGNIKNLASAKFDETIEVALKLNVDPRHADQMVRGSVVLPAGTGKTVRVAVIAKDEKADEARAAGADIVGSDDLIEEIQAGRINFDVLIATPNMMGLVGKVGRILGPKGIMPNPKTGTVTMDVAKAVENNKGGQVNFRVDKQGNIHAGIGKISFTDEQIRENFEAFIKAINKHKPAASKGKYIKSGTLALTMSPSMNLENQELIDLK
- the rplJ gene encoding 50S ribosomal protein L10; protein product: MTRTEKAQFIDELTAEFKASDGLIVCDYKGLNTKAIESLRNTSRPGAIKVKVIKNTLASIAMKNAGIEGLELKDTNIFVWGDDQLAVTKVVATFAKTNPSFIIKSGYAGGIVVDAAKVEALSKMPSRNELIGMLLSTWMAPITNFTIGLDALRAKKQESA
- the rpoC gene encoding DNA-directed RNA polymerase subunit beta', whose translation is MTRLEPIEIHEESRPRDFKAFQLKLASPEKIRSWSYGEVKKPETINYRTLKPERDGLFCAKIFGPVRDYECLCGKYKKMRYKGIKCEKCGVEVTSTKVRRSRMGHIELVTPVAHIWYVNSLPSRIGTLLGVKMKDLERVLYYEAYIVEQAGDAFYDAENKNKVAVFDVLNEEQYQSLEQRFSDTGFVAKMGGEVIRDLLASLDLVEILSQLKEEINQTSSEAKKKTIVKRLKVAEAFLNSGNRPEWMMITMLPVLPPDLRPLVALDGGKFAVSDVNDLYRRVINRNARLKRLMELDAPEIIIRNEKRMLQEAVDALFDNGRRANAVKGANKRPLKSLSEIIKGKQGRFRQNLLGKRVDFSGRSVIVVGPNLRMDQCGLPKQMALELFKPHLLARLEEKGYATTVKQAKKMIDMKTNEVWECLAEVVKGHPVMLNRAPTLHKLSIQAFHPVLIDGKAIRLHPLVCSAFNADFDGDQMAVHVPLSQEAIAECKILMLSSMNILLPASGKAVTVPTQDMVLGLYYLTLEKKDAKGSNKIFSNVDQVHIAIDSGFLDIHAKIKTIVGDRVLFTTAGRLILKSILPDFVPEEFWNRVLKKKNIGGLVDYIFKEGGIGITAGFLDNLKNLGFRYATRAGISVSIDDIRVPDTKVKKIKEAKKKVREIQKQFSSGLLTEQERYNKIIDIWTDTNNDVASEMMKLTESHKGGFNSIYMMADSGARGSAAQIRQLAGMRGLMAKPDGSIIETPIISNFREGLNVLEYFISTHGARKGLADTALKTANAGYLTRKLIDVAQNVKVTMDDCGTHEGVEITEISESGELVESLYERATGRVLAEDVIDTITNEVLFTEGTLIDEKKAQALKDASIKSVVIRTPITCKAKKGVCSKCYGTNLAEGTLVRPGEAVGIISAQSIGEPGTQLTLRTFHIGGTASTESQDRQVIAQKEGFIRYYNVKTYVTKEGKNIVANRRNAAILLVEPKIKALINGVIEIDTAHEETVITITGESETIKYTLRKSDFAKPNELAGVSGKIEGKFYIPYNNGDSVEANESIVEVIKEGWNVPSRIPYASELKVKNGEPIIQKIHADAKGIVKYYKLRGDYLDRIHDIVKGHIVKEKGIFAVVADDDDREAIRHYIPRDSIIDINDNSVVDTKTLLAYPSNNEQITIADWDPYSTPIIAEDAGTVTFEDIEPGISATEQFDEMTGQSRLVINEYLPSGMKPTIVIVNKLGEIIKYQLEPKTAIFVQNGAVVGLADLIGRTPKAIAKSKDITGGLPRISELFEARRPKNATVIAEIDGTIRFGRPLRSKERIIIEAKDGTSVEYLVDKNTQIHVQAGEFVHAGERLTDGVISSHDILRIMGEKALHYYLICEIQQVYRGQGVAINDKHIEVIVSQMLRQVRIVDSGDTKFIMGDLISRRRFREENEAVMKMGGEPAIAEPTLLGVTRAAVGSDSVISAASFQETTKVLTEASIAGKMDMLEDLKENVILGRMIPVGTGLYQNKSFNLELNPSRG
- the rpoB gene encoding DNA-directed RNA polymerase subunit beta, producing MLNSLKSGNRLRVDFSKVPKKIDVPNLLQLQQKSYEQFLNVENLHDESGVEKVFKAIFPIHDPQNRITLEYVGSEIGKPRYTVRECMERGLTYSVSIKMNIRLILWDKDEKTGEKTGVKDIKEQAIFIREIPLMTDRTSFVINGVERVVVNQLHRSPGVIFKEEESPTVTNKLIYNAQIIPDRGSWLYFEYDAKDTLFVRINKRRKVPITILFRALGYSKQDILKLFYPVLNILIRDNKFLIEFSADNFLGRVDFDLKDENGNLLLAAGKRLARKKAEKFIEDGIKFVEYPIEILVNRFLSSPIIDQESGEVLYDTLTQLDEGKLAKIIEQKCETIEIANDLASGVDDAIINSFIADTETLKLLRQTENVEDENDLAAIRIYKVMRPGEPVTKEAAKLFVKDLFFNSERYDLTKVGRMKMNHKLGLSVPEYVTIMTSEDIIKTVKYLIKVKNGQGHIDDRDHLGNRRIRAIGELLANELHSGLIKMQKAIRDKFTALSGNVEELMPHDLINSKMITSAVSEFFSSGQLSQFMDQTNPLSEITHKRRLSALGEGGLVKERAGFEVRDVHPTHYGRICPVETPEGQNIGLINTLSMYAKVNDLGFVEAPYRKVENATITDEIIYITATQEEGLVIAPASTKINENNEIVEDLIEVRVDGETVLIEKEKVDLIDLSSMMIAGVAASLIPFLEHDDANRALMGSNMQRQAVPLVKSDAPIVGTGVEKIAARDSWEAIKAKRAGVVEKVDNKNVYILGEDENGAFIDHYALQKNLRTNQNTTFTQKVIVRKGDFIEKGGVIADGPSMDQGELAIGKNAMVAFMPWNGYNYEDAIVISERMIREDAFTSVHIYEKEVEARELKDGVEEITKDIPNVKEEELAHLDDSGIVKVGTYVSPGMILVGKVSPKGEVKPTPEERLLRAIFGEKASHVVNKSLYATPSLEGIVVDVKIFTKKGYDKDPRAVQAYEQEKEILDREHHDKLLMLDREEMLRINALLLKNPLQEDQEINKTAYKKGDFIKAEDLQNVNRFSINSIVKSFSNEVQDDYKDLKAYFQNEKKKLKEVHDEKLNIIEKDDILPSGVVKLVKVYVATKRKLKVGDKMAGRHGNKGIVSNIVREVDMPYLANGEIVDIVLNPLGVPSRMNIGQILEVHLGLVGKRLGNQIEEIFKEKQGDWIKALREKMISIADVAKLMDARNFIDKIDDEQLLIYARDWSKGVKFASPIFEGVNIEEFDKLFEMAKIDTDGKTHLYDGMTGQKMHEKVNVGYMYMLKLHHLVDEKVHARSTGPYSLVTQQPVGGKALFGGQRFGEMEVWALEAYGAAHTLREMLTVKSDDVEGRILAYKALTRGENVPQTGIPETFYVLTNELKSLALDVEIYDEVEEDDTTRTN
- the rpsL gene encoding 30S ribosomal protein S12 codes for the protein MPTINQLVRNERKKVIKKSKSPALDKCPQRRGVCTRVYTTTPKKPNSALRKVAKVKLTSGFEVISYIGGEGHNLQEHSIVLVRGGRVKDLPGVKYHIVRGALDTSGVAKRTVSRSKYGTKRPKAK
- the rpsG gene encoding 30S ribosomal protein S7, whose translation is MRRRKAPVREVLPDPIYNNKVITKFINALMFDGKKSVATKVFYGALELAEKRSGTLKGIEIFNTAMDNVKPVMEVKSRRVGGATYQVPVEVRPARQQALALRWLVSYSRKRSERTMVERLANELLDAANSRGATFKKKEDTYKMAEANKAFAHYRW